The Misgurnus anguillicaudatus chromosome 21, ASM2758022v2, whole genome shotgun sequence genome includes a window with the following:
- the LOC129444547 gene encoding chymotrypsin A, which yields MAFLWILSCLAFIGAAYGCGVPAITPVITGYSRIVNGEEAVPHSWPWQVSLQDSTGFHFCGGSLISEMWVVTAAHCNPRTSHRVILGEHDRSSNAEAIQVMAVGKVFKHPNYNSFTINNDITLIKLATPAQLSMQVSPVCLAETNDNFPGGMKCVTSGWGLTRYNAPDTPALLQQASLPLLTNDDCKRFWGTNITDLMICAGASGASSCMGDSGGPLVCQKDGAWTLVGIVSWGSSTCSTSSPGVYARVTKLRAWVDQTIAAN from the exons ATGGCCTTCTTGTGGATCCTGTCGTGTCTTGCTTTCATCGGGGCAGCCTATG gcTGTGGTGTTCCTGCCATCACCCCTGTCATCACCGGTTACTCCAGGATTGTGAATGGAGAGGAGGCAGTGCCACACTCATGGCCCTGGCAGGTGTCTTTGCAG gACTCTACTGGCTTCCATTTCTGTGGTGGCTCCCTGATCAGTGAGATGTGGGTTGTGACTGCTGCTCATTGCAATCCAAG gACCTCTCATCGTGTCATCCTGGGTGAGCATGATCGTTCTTCCAATGCTGAGGCCATTCAGGTCATGGCTGTTGGCAAG GTCTTCAAGCATCCTAACTACAACAGCTTCACCATCAACAATGACATCACTCTCATCAAGTTGGCTACCCCTGCTCAGCTCAGCATGCAGGTGTCTCCCGTGTGCCTTGCTGAAACAAACGACAACTTCCCCGGAGGAATGAAGTGTGTGACATCTGGATGGGGCCTGACCAGATACAATG CCCCTGATACCCCTGCTCTGCTCCAGCAGGCCAGTCTGCCTCTGCTCACCAACGATGACTGCAAGCGTTTCTGGGGTACCAACATTACTGACCTTATGATCTGTGCTGGTGCCTCTGGTGCCTCTTCTTGCATG GGTGATTCTGGTGGTCCTCTGGTCTGTCAGAAGGATGGCGCCTGGACTTTGGTTGGTATCGTGTCATGGGGCAGCAGCACCTGCTCAACCAGCTCGCCTGGAGTGTATGCTCGTGTCACCAAACTCCGTGCCTGGGTTGACCAGACCATTGCTGCTAACTAA